One window of the Xiphias gladius isolate SHS-SW01 ecotype Sanya breed wild chromosome 11, ASM1685928v1, whole genome shotgun sequence genome contains the following:
- the rtn4a gene encoding reticulon-4a isoform X8, whose translation MENNSVDKQECEAAATHWREKVVDLLYWRDVKTTGVVFGAALLLLLSLTVCSIVSVCSYVGLALLSVTICFRIYKGILQAIQKSDEGHPFKQYLDQEVALSEDMVHKYSDIVLARLNKTIGELRRLFLVEDLVDSIKFAVLMWILTYVGALFNGLTLLILGLIGVFSCPIVYEKHQAQIDHYLSLVNNQIKDVVGKIQAKVPGMKRKTE comes from the exons ATGGAGAACAACTCTGTGGACAAACAGGAGTGCGAGGCTGCTGCGACGCACTGGAGAGAGAAGG TGGTGGATCTCCTCTACTGGCGTGATGTGAAGACCACAGGCGTGGTGTTCGGCGCcgccctgctgctgctcctctcccTGACGGTGTGCAGCATCGTGAGCGTCTGCTCCTACGTCGGCCTGGCTCTGCTCTCAGTCACCATCTGCTTCAGGATATACAAAGGCATCCTGCAGGCCATCCAGAAGTCAGATGAGGGACACCCATTCAA GCAGTACCTGGACCAGGAGGTGGCACTGTCTGAGGACATGGTCCACAAGTACAGCGACATCGTTCTGGCCAGACTCAACAAGACCATTGGTGAACTGAGGCGCCTGTTCCTGGTCGAGGACCTGGTCGACTCCATCAAG TTTGCCGTGTTGATGTGGATCCTGACCTACGTCGGTGCCTTGTTCAACGGCCTCACTCTTCTCATCCTGG gtcTGATTGGAGTGTTCAGCTGCCCGATCGTCTATGAGAAACACCAG GCCCAGATCGACCATTACCTGTCTCTGGTCAACAACCAGATCAAAGACGTCGTTGGAAA GATCCAGGCGAAGGTGCCCGGGATGAAGCGCAAAACGGAGTGA
- the rtn4a gene encoding reticulon-4a isoform X9, whose translation MDAKRVVDLLYWRDVKTTGVVFGAALLLLLSLTVCSIVSVCSYVGLALLSVTICFRIYKGILQAIQKSDEGHPFKQYLDQEVALSEDMVHKYSDIVLARLNKTIGELRRLFLVEDLVDSIKFAVLMWILTYVGALFNGLTLLILGLIGVFSCPIVYEKHQAQIDHYLSLVNNQIKDVVGKIQAKVPGMKRKTE comes from the exons ATGGACGCCAAACGGG TGGTGGATCTCCTCTACTGGCGTGATGTGAAGACCACAGGCGTGGTGTTCGGCGCcgccctgctgctgctcctctcccTGACGGTGTGCAGCATCGTGAGCGTCTGCTCCTACGTCGGCCTGGCTCTGCTCTCAGTCACCATCTGCTTCAGGATATACAAAGGCATCCTGCAGGCCATCCAGAAGTCAGATGAGGGACACCCATTCAA GCAGTACCTGGACCAGGAGGTGGCACTGTCTGAGGACATGGTCCACAAGTACAGCGACATCGTTCTGGCCAGACTCAACAAGACCATTGGTGAACTGAGGCGCCTGTTCCTGGTCGAGGACCTGGTCGACTCCATCAAG TTTGCCGTGTTGATGTGGATCCTGACCTACGTCGGTGCCTTGTTCAACGGCCTCACTCTTCTCATCCTGG gtcTGATTGGAGTGTTCAGCTGCCCGATCGTCTATGAGAAACACCAG GCCCAGATCGACCATTACCTGTCTCTGGTCAACAACCAGATCAAAGACGTCGTTGGAAA GATCCAGGCGAAGGTGCCCGGGATGAAGCGCAAAACGGAGTGA